The Pleuronectes platessa chromosome 13, fPlePla1.1, whole genome shotgun sequence genome includes a window with the following:
- the rb1cc1 gene encoding RB1-inducible coiled-coil protein 1 isoform X2 has protein sequence MKLYVFQVNNGCTLTFDTDLAVQTVLELKHAIQAKYKIATQHQVLVVNGGECMAAERRVCSYSAGTETNPIFLFNKEMILCDRDPTIPKTTFSIESEIQVRVEESLLMPAVFHTVASRTQLALEMFEVATKLCSFCERLVHDEHLQHQGWAAIMANLDDCTLSYQKLLVKFDASYSNYQHELEEIKVKLTKLGTAVSVMARIPLLESLTRHSYRESMEKSSPTPGKDSDGTEEEKSSESLRYTAEAKRPPRSSASFSASQAATCKPTGDHETNEMTDRGGLRAALLDDDDDDDDDDEDDEDDDDDDTPEFANPSSFNVTLLDWINVQDRPNDVESVVRKCFDSINRLDPRVIQPFLTDCRDTIAKLDNQNMKAIKGLEDRLYALDQMIASCKKLVNEQKELAQGFLANQKRAENLKDTSVLPDLCLSHTNQLMIMLNNHRKLLDIKKKCTTAKQELANNLQVRLKWCCYVMLHADQDSEKLQALLRLLTELLERVRVVEALSTVPQMYCLAVVEVVRRKMFMRHYREWAYALVKDGKRLYEAEKFKRESFGKLFRKSFLRNRLFRGLDSWPPTSFCTRKPRRFDDELPDISLDDLQFLKSCCPVEVQPFLMVPTMCDFEPLNRHVETLHQLVQAAQSVDEMSQTITDLLNEQRVSYCRSTHRSTMQTPQSESIPGSTTPGSSKTPTSLGLQGPGCQPLHVPVPAPLEDLSPDSIDAQTFDFETIGHPNMDPVLQQGSLDLDSLAESPESDFMSAVNEFVIEGNLTSPNPISDPTSPDMMVESLYSSVINAIDNKRMQDTTTLERENFRITVLKKVIEKYQSAAEESHSNLRSVKDDLHHLRGLVLKEQHDFGFVLRNMTTEVHKVVDNFCLTHELKLKEQHQSELLSVRQELEKQVQTLTEENQVNQNIVRDVQRAMLELEGLMEHKEKELAHLENERERWMETERGQTDRITNLEQMISDKAEEIKTISAARESLTSQLENLHIEIERGQQKIRQELEAVEQSHLKELEVRMMQEHKAQLETLTQQNKEALEHLASENSANLSEAVDQHATAFGEKENQIKDLEARITELDELRCKLEIELALKESETEEVRLLFEEAKTQQAEAVKSQVEAETNVLSKELADIEKQLQVKNEEYEVGLAELRSLMRREKDHCISELVDRHEEETILLRNELCSLQQQSQDGERNHSEQKQRLKQELEQQVAQNEEKEKQFTSFRELEQELRTLVNKLQTENDLLSQKVEQDRRATETELEKQESTKDASQEALKELEQQKEEMENRLLKQIKQLESELHERRSSKSDEGSSLHAEELADAAAPLSLDSALKEQMQQERASLLSQIELLEKKKNEEIQNLKTSLIAESQTNFNTVLTREKLKKEQIIHDLTEKLQNVTQQQERDKALIESLSEDRASVMQEKKHLEEELNRLRCTALVSSAFFSPHPSALEVTEAGASGALGASVAGAAAARALYVARSCSSEPMAETDRLASVAAIREDENVDSAVEASMVTSHDNILMSEEKQRILLLERTLHMKEEENKRLSQRLMSQSMSSVSSRHSDKIAIRDFQVGDLVLIILDERHDNYVLFTVGPTLYFLHSESLTALDLKPASGTSRRPWVLGKVMEKEYCQAKKAQNRFKVPLGTKFYRVKAVPWNRKV, from the exons ATGAAGTTGTATGTGTTCCAGGTCAACAATGGCTGCACGCTGACATTTGACACTGACCTTGCTGTCCAGAC TGTACTGGAGCTTAAACATGCCATCCAAGCCAAATATAAGATTGCAACTCAACATCAAGTCCTTGTTGTCAATGGAGGGGAATGTATGGCTGCAGAGAGACGAGTCTGCAGCTACAGTGCTGGCACT GAAACCAATCCCATATTCTTGTTCAACAAAGAGATGATCTTGTGTGACCGGGATCCAACGATCCCCAAAACCACCTTCTCGATTGAGAGTGAGATTcaagtcagggtggaggagtcTCTACTGATGCCAGCTGTTTTTCACACTGTTGCCTCACGAACACAACTGGCTCTG GAAATGTTTGAAGTTGCCACGAAACTTTGCTCTTTCTGTGAACGTCTGGTTCATGATGAACACCTTCAACACCAAGGCTGGGCTGCTATCATGGCTAATCTGGACGACTGCACTCTGTCTTATCAGAAGTTGCTTGTGAAGTTTGACGCTTCATACTCAAATTATCAACATGAGTTGGAAGAAATTAAAGTGAAACTTACAAA GTTAGGGACAGCGGTTTCTGTAATGGCTAGGATACCTCTGCTGGAAAGTTTGACAAGACACAGTTACAGAGAGAGCATGGAGAAGTCCAGTCCAACCCCAGGAAAGGATTCAGACgggacagaagaagaaaagtccTCTGAGTCTCTGCGCTACACTGCTGAGGCAAAGAGGCCCCCCAGGTCATCAGCATCCTTCTCTGCTTCACAAGCGGCCACATGTAAGCCAACTGGTGACcatgaaacaaatgaaatgacaGACAGGGGTGGGCTGAGAGCTGCGCTattagatgatgatgatgacgatgatgatgatgatgaggatgacgaggatgatgacgacgacgacACCCCAGAGTTTGCCAACCCGTCCTCCTTCAATGTCACGCTATTAGACTGGATCAACGTGCAAGACAGACCCAATGATGTGGAATCAGTTGTGAGGAAATGCTTTGACTCCATCAATAGG CTTGACCCACGCGTCATTCAACCCTTCCTGACAGATTGTCGTGACACTATTGCTAAGTTGGATAATCAAAACATGAAAGCCATCAAGGGGCTTGAGGACAGGTTGTATGCACTTGACCAAATGATTGCAAGCTGTAAGAAGTTAGTGAACGAACAAAAAGAACTTGCTCAG GGATTTTTGGCCAATCAGAAGCGTGCTGAAAACCTGAAAGATACATCTGTTCTGCCCGACTTGTGTCTGAGTCACACCAACCAGCTGATGATCATGCTGAACAACCACAGGAAGCTGCTCGACATCAAAAAGAAGTGCACTACTGCCAAACAAGAACTTGCAAACAACCTTCAAGTCAGACTCAA ATGGTGCTGCTACGTGATGCTTCATGCAGACCAGGACAGTGAGAAGCTTCAGGCTCTACTCAGACTCCTGACAGAGCTATTGGAAAGAGTGAGAGTGGTGGAGGCCCTCAGTACTGTGCCCCAGATGTACTGCTTGGCGGTGGTGGAGGTTGTGAGGAGAAAGATGTTTATGCGCCACTACAGAGAG TGGGCTTATGCACTTGTGAAGGATGGCAAACGACTGTACGAGGCTGAGAAATTCAAAAGGGAATCCTTCGGGAAACTCTTTA GGAAGTCTTTCCTCAGAAATCGTTTGTTTAGAGGACTGGATTCGTGGCCTCCAACATCATTCTGT ACACGAAAGCCGAGAAGGTTTGACGATGAACTTCCAGACATTTCACTTGACGACCTGCAGTTCTTGAAATCTTGTTGTCCTGTCGAGGTGCAACCTTTCCTTAT GGTTCCTACAATGTGTGATTTTGAGCCCTTAAATCGTCATGTAGAGACCCTTCACCAGCTGGTTCAAGCAGCGCAGAGTGTGGATGAGATGTCCCAAACTATCACTGACCTGTTGAACGAACAACGG GTATCCTATTGTCGTAGCACTCACAGATCAACCATGCAGACCCCACAGTCTGAAAGTATACCTGGGAGCACCACACCAGGGTCCTCCAAAACCCCCACCTCTCTTGGCCTTCAGGGTCCAGGCTGCCAACCCCTTCATGTTCCTGTCCCAGCTCCTTTGGAGGACTTGTCCCCAGACAGCATTGATGCACAAACTTTTGACTTTGAAACCATCGGCCATCCGAACATGGACCCAGTCCTGCAGCAGGGCTCCCTCGACCTGGATTCTCTAGCAGAGAGCCCAGAGTCTGATTTCATGTCCGCTGTCAATGAGTTTGTGATCGAAGGGAACTTGACCTCCCCGAACCCCATCAGTGACCCCACTAGCCCTGATATGATGGTAGAGTCTCTGTACTCTTCAGTGATCAACGCCATCGACAATAAGCGTATGCAGGACACCACAACACTAGAGAGGGAGAATTTTAGGATCACTGTCCTCAAAAAAGTTATTGAGAAGTATcagtctgctgcagaggagtccCATTCCAACTTAAGAAGTGTAAAGGATGACCTCCATCACTTACGAGGTCTAGTGTTAAAAGAACAACATGACTTTGGCTTTGTCCTGAGGAATATGACCACAGAAGTACACAAAGTTGTGGACAACTTCTGCCTGACCCATGAACTGAAGTTGAAGGAGCAGCATCAAAGTGAGCTGCTCTCTGTTCGGCAAGAGCTTGAGAAGCAGGTTCAGACACTAACGGAGGAAAACCAAGTAAACCAGAACATTGTGAGAGACGTACAGCGTGCGATGCTCGAGCTGGAGGGCCTTATGGAGCACAAGGAGAAAGAACTTGCTCATCTCGAGAATGAGAGAGAGCGGTGGATGGAAACGGAGAGAGGCCAGACGGATAGGATCACAAATCTGGAGCAGATGATCAGTGATAAAGCTGAAGAGATCAAGACGATTTCAGCCGCAAGAGAATCCCTGACCAGCCAGCTTGAGAATCTCCACATTGAGATTGAACGTGGCCAGCAGAAGATTCGACAGGAGTTGGAAGCTGTGGAGCAATCTCACTTAAAGGAGCTAGAGGTCAGAATGATGCAGGAGCACAAGGCACAGCTGGAGACTCTTACCCAGCAGAACAAGGAGGCTCTGGAACATCTGGCTTCTGAAAACAGTGCAAATTTAAGTGAGGCTGTTGATCAACATGCCACTGCCtttggagagaaagaaaaccagaTCAAGGACTTGGAGGCTCGCATAACTGAGCTTGATGAACTCCGTTGTAAACTCGAGATTGAGTTGGCCCTCAAAGAGTCAGAGACTGAGGAGGTGAGACTCTTATTTGAGGAGGCCAAGACTCAGCAGGCCGAGGCTGTGAAGTCTCAGGTTGAGGCTGAGACCAATGTCCTCAGCAAAGAGCTGGCAGACATCGAAAAGCAGCTTCAGGTAAAAAACGAGGAGTATGAAGTGGGCCTGGCAGAGCTGAGGAGTCTcatgaggagggagaaggaccACTGCATCTCTGAGCTGGTGGACAGACACGAGGAGGAAACTATCTTGTTGCGCAATGAGCTCTGCTCCCTGCAGCAGCAGTCCCAGGATGGTGAGAGGAACCATTCGGAGCAAAAACAGAGACTTAAGCAGGAATTAGAGCAGCAAGTGGCTcaaaatgaagagaaagaaaagcagttCACGAGCTTCCGAGAACTGGAGCAAGAGCTGAGGACTCTCGTCAACAAACTACAGACGGAAAACGATCTGCTCTCCCAAAAAGTAGAGCAGGACAGACGAGCCACTGAAACGGAACTAGAAAAACAAGAGTCCACCAAGGATGCATCACAAGAAGCCTTAAAAGAGTTGGAGCagcagaaggaggagatggaaaaCAGACTGTTAAAGCAAATCAAACAACTTGAGAGTGAGCTTCATGAGAGACGATCTTCAAAAAG TGATGAAGGGTCGTCGCTGCACGCTGAGGAACTTGCAGATGCAGCAGCGCCTctgtctctggactctgcaCTAAAAGAGCAGATGCAGCAGGAGAGGGCCTCGCTGCTGTCCCAGATAGAGctcctggagaagaagaagaatgaggaGATACAGAACCTCAAGACATCACTAATCGCAGAATCGCAG ACTAACTTCAACACTGTTCTAACCCGAGAGAAGCTGAAGAAGGAGCAGATCATCCATGACCtcacagagaagctgcagaatGTTACCCAACAGCAGGAGAGGGATAAAG CTCTGATAGAGTCTCTCTCTGAGGACCGGGCGAGTGTCATGCAGGAGAAGAAACACTTGGAAGAGGAGCTCAATCGCCTGCGCTGCACTGCACTGGTCTCCTCTGCCTTCTTCAGCCCTCACCCATCAGCCCTGGAGGTCACAGAGGCGGGAGCATCAGGAGCACTAGGAGCATCagtagcaggagcagcagccgcCAGAGCTCTGTATGTAGCTAGGTCCTGCTCCTCTGAGCCCATGGCTGAAACTGACAGACTGGCCTCTGTAGCAGCCATACGAGAGGACGAAAATGTCGACTCAGCGGTGGAGGCCAGCATGGTGACATCCCA TGATAATATCCTGATGTCAGAGGAGAAACAGCGGATACTCCTACTCGAGAGG ACTTTACACatgaaggaagaagaaaacaagcGCCTCAGTCAAAGACTG ATGTCTCAGAGCATGTCGTCTGTGTCGTCACGGCATTCAGACAAAATCGCCATCAGAGA CTTCCAGGTTGGTGATTTGGTTCTAATCATCCTGGATGAAAGACACGACAACTATGTGCTGTTCACGGTCGGACCCACCCTCTACTTCCTCCACTCGGAGTCTCTCACTGCACTGGACCTCAAACCAG cTTCAGGGACTTCAAGACGGCCGTGGGTACTTGGAAAAGTGATGGAAAAGGAATATTGCCAGGCGAAAAAG GCCCAGAACAGGTTCAAAGTCCCTTTAGGAACCAAGTTCTACAGAGTGAAAGCTGTTCCATGGAACAGAAAAGTATAA
- the rb1cc1 gene encoding RB1-inducible coiled-coil protein 1 isoform X1, giving the protein MKLYVFQVNNGCTLTFDTDLAVQTVLELKHAIQAKYKIATQHQVLVVNGGECMAAERRVCSYSAGTETNPIFLFNKEMILCDRDPTIPKTTFSIESEIQVRVEESLLMPAVFHTVASRTQLALEMFEVATKLCSFCERLVHDEHLQHQGWAAIMANLDDCTLSYQKLLVKFDASYSNYQHELEEIKVKLTKLGTAVSVMARIPLLESLTRHSYRESMEKSSPTPGKDSDGTEEEKSSESLRYTAEAKRPPRSSASFSASQAATCKPTGDHETNEMTDRGGLRAALLDDDDDDDDDDEDDEDDDDDDTPEFANPSSFNVTLLDWINVQDRPNDVESVVRKCFDSINRLDPRVIQPFLTDCRDTIAKLDNQNMKAIKGLEDRLYALDQMIASCKKLVNEQKELAQGFLANQKRAENLKDTSVLPDLCLSHTNQLMIMLNNHRKLLDIKKKCTTAKQELANNLQVRLKWCCYVMLHADQDSEKLQALLRLLTELLERVRVVEALSTVPQMYCLAVVEVVRRKMFMRHYREWAYALVKDGKRLYEAEKFKRESFGKLFRKSFLRNRLFRGLDSWPPTSFCTRKPRRFDDELPDISLDDLQFLKSCCPVEVQPFLMHSPYLFRVPTMCDFEPLNRHVETLHQLVQAAQSVDEMSQTITDLLNEQRVSYCRSTHRSTMQTPQSESIPGSTTPGSSKTPTSLGLQGPGCQPLHVPVPAPLEDLSPDSIDAQTFDFETIGHPNMDPVLQQGSLDLDSLAESPESDFMSAVNEFVIEGNLTSPNPISDPTSPDMMVESLYSSVINAIDNKRMQDTTTLERENFRITVLKKVIEKYQSAAEESHSNLRSVKDDLHHLRGLVLKEQHDFGFVLRNMTTEVHKVVDNFCLTHELKLKEQHQSELLSVRQELEKQVQTLTEENQVNQNIVRDVQRAMLELEGLMEHKEKELAHLENERERWMETERGQTDRITNLEQMISDKAEEIKTISAARESLTSQLENLHIEIERGQQKIRQELEAVEQSHLKELEVRMMQEHKAQLETLTQQNKEALEHLASENSANLSEAVDQHATAFGEKENQIKDLEARITELDELRCKLEIELALKESETEEVRLLFEEAKTQQAEAVKSQVEAETNVLSKELADIEKQLQVKNEEYEVGLAELRSLMRREKDHCISELVDRHEEETILLRNELCSLQQQSQDGERNHSEQKQRLKQELEQQVAQNEEKEKQFTSFRELEQELRTLVNKLQTENDLLSQKVEQDRRATETELEKQESTKDASQEALKELEQQKEEMENRLLKQIKQLESELHERRSSKSDEGSSLHAEELADAAAPLSLDSALKEQMQQERASLLSQIELLEKKKNEEIQNLKTSLIAESQTNFNTVLTREKLKKEQIIHDLTEKLQNVTQQQERDKALIESLSEDRASVMQEKKHLEEELNRLRCTALVSSAFFSPHPSALEVTEAGASGALGASVAGAAAARALYVARSCSSEPMAETDRLASVAAIREDENVDSAVEASMVTSHDNILMSEEKQRILLLERTLHMKEEENKRLSQRLMSQSMSSVSSRHSDKIAIRDFQVGDLVLIILDERHDNYVLFTVGPTLYFLHSESLTALDLKPASGTSRRPWVLGKVMEKEYCQAKKAQNRFKVPLGTKFYRVKAVPWNRKV; this is encoded by the exons ATGAAGTTGTATGTGTTCCAGGTCAACAATGGCTGCACGCTGACATTTGACACTGACCTTGCTGTCCAGAC TGTACTGGAGCTTAAACATGCCATCCAAGCCAAATATAAGATTGCAACTCAACATCAAGTCCTTGTTGTCAATGGAGGGGAATGTATGGCTGCAGAGAGACGAGTCTGCAGCTACAGTGCTGGCACT GAAACCAATCCCATATTCTTGTTCAACAAAGAGATGATCTTGTGTGACCGGGATCCAACGATCCCCAAAACCACCTTCTCGATTGAGAGTGAGATTcaagtcagggtggaggagtcTCTACTGATGCCAGCTGTTTTTCACACTGTTGCCTCACGAACACAACTGGCTCTG GAAATGTTTGAAGTTGCCACGAAACTTTGCTCTTTCTGTGAACGTCTGGTTCATGATGAACACCTTCAACACCAAGGCTGGGCTGCTATCATGGCTAATCTGGACGACTGCACTCTGTCTTATCAGAAGTTGCTTGTGAAGTTTGACGCTTCATACTCAAATTATCAACATGAGTTGGAAGAAATTAAAGTGAAACTTACAAA GTTAGGGACAGCGGTTTCTGTAATGGCTAGGATACCTCTGCTGGAAAGTTTGACAAGACACAGTTACAGAGAGAGCATGGAGAAGTCCAGTCCAACCCCAGGAAAGGATTCAGACgggacagaagaagaaaagtccTCTGAGTCTCTGCGCTACACTGCTGAGGCAAAGAGGCCCCCCAGGTCATCAGCATCCTTCTCTGCTTCACAAGCGGCCACATGTAAGCCAACTGGTGACcatgaaacaaatgaaatgacaGACAGGGGTGGGCTGAGAGCTGCGCTattagatgatgatgatgacgatgatgatgatgatgaggatgacgaggatgatgacgacgacgacACCCCAGAGTTTGCCAACCCGTCCTCCTTCAATGTCACGCTATTAGACTGGATCAACGTGCAAGACAGACCCAATGATGTGGAATCAGTTGTGAGGAAATGCTTTGACTCCATCAATAGG CTTGACCCACGCGTCATTCAACCCTTCCTGACAGATTGTCGTGACACTATTGCTAAGTTGGATAATCAAAACATGAAAGCCATCAAGGGGCTTGAGGACAGGTTGTATGCACTTGACCAAATGATTGCAAGCTGTAAGAAGTTAGTGAACGAACAAAAAGAACTTGCTCAG GGATTTTTGGCCAATCAGAAGCGTGCTGAAAACCTGAAAGATACATCTGTTCTGCCCGACTTGTGTCTGAGTCACACCAACCAGCTGATGATCATGCTGAACAACCACAGGAAGCTGCTCGACATCAAAAAGAAGTGCACTACTGCCAAACAAGAACTTGCAAACAACCTTCAAGTCAGACTCAA ATGGTGCTGCTACGTGATGCTTCATGCAGACCAGGACAGTGAGAAGCTTCAGGCTCTACTCAGACTCCTGACAGAGCTATTGGAAAGAGTGAGAGTGGTGGAGGCCCTCAGTACTGTGCCCCAGATGTACTGCTTGGCGGTGGTGGAGGTTGTGAGGAGAAAGATGTTTATGCGCCACTACAGAGAG TGGGCTTATGCACTTGTGAAGGATGGCAAACGACTGTACGAGGCTGAGAAATTCAAAAGGGAATCCTTCGGGAAACTCTTTA GGAAGTCTTTCCTCAGAAATCGTTTGTTTAGAGGACTGGATTCGTGGCCTCCAACATCATTCTGT ACACGAAAGCCGAGAAGGTTTGACGATGAACTTCCAGACATTTCACTTGACGACCTGCAGTTCTTGAAATCTTGTTGTCCTGTCGAGGTGCAACCTTTCCTTAT GCATTCCCCATATCTTTTCAGGGTTCCTACAATGTGTGATTTTGAGCCCTTAAATCGTCATGTAGAGACCCTTCACCAGCTGGTTCAAGCAGCGCAGAGTGTGGATGAGATGTCCCAAACTATCACTGACCTGTTGAACGAACAACGG GTATCCTATTGTCGTAGCACTCACAGATCAACCATGCAGACCCCACAGTCTGAAAGTATACCTGGGAGCACCACACCAGGGTCCTCCAAAACCCCCACCTCTCTTGGCCTTCAGGGTCCAGGCTGCCAACCCCTTCATGTTCCTGTCCCAGCTCCTTTGGAGGACTTGTCCCCAGACAGCATTGATGCACAAACTTTTGACTTTGAAACCATCGGCCATCCGAACATGGACCCAGTCCTGCAGCAGGGCTCCCTCGACCTGGATTCTCTAGCAGAGAGCCCAGAGTCTGATTTCATGTCCGCTGTCAATGAGTTTGTGATCGAAGGGAACTTGACCTCCCCGAACCCCATCAGTGACCCCACTAGCCCTGATATGATGGTAGAGTCTCTGTACTCTTCAGTGATCAACGCCATCGACAATAAGCGTATGCAGGACACCACAACACTAGAGAGGGAGAATTTTAGGATCACTGTCCTCAAAAAAGTTATTGAGAAGTATcagtctgctgcagaggagtccCATTCCAACTTAAGAAGTGTAAAGGATGACCTCCATCACTTACGAGGTCTAGTGTTAAAAGAACAACATGACTTTGGCTTTGTCCTGAGGAATATGACCACAGAAGTACACAAAGTTGTGGACAACTTCTGCCTGACCCATGAACTGAAGTTGAAGGAGCAGCATCAAAGTGAGCTGCTCTCTGTTCGGCAAGAGCTTGAGAAGCAGGTTCAGACACTAACGGAGGAAAACCAAGTAAACCAGAACATTGTGAGAGACGTACAGCGTGCGATGCTCGAGCTGGAGGGCCTTATGGAGCACAAGGAGAAAGAACTTGCTCATCTCGAGAATGAGAGAGAGCGGTGGATGGAAACGGAGAGAGGCCAGACGGATAGGATCACAAATCTGGAGCAGATGATCAGTGATAAAGCTGAAGAGATCAAGACGATTTCAGCCGCAAGAGAATCCCTGACCAGCCAGCTTGAGAATCTCCACATTGAGATTGAACGTGGCCAGCAGAAGATTCGACAGGAGTTGGAAGCTGTGGAGCAATCTCACTTAAAGGAGCTAGAGGTCAGAATGATGCAGGAGCACAAGGCACAGCTGGAGACTCTTACCCAGCAGAACAAGGAGGCTCTGGAACATCTGGCTTCTGAAAACAGTGCAAATTTAAGTGAGGCTGTTGATCAACATGCCACTGCCtttggagagaaagaaaaccagaTCAAGGACTTGGAGGCTCGCATAACTGAGCTTGATGAACTCCGTTGTAAACTCGAGATTGAGTTGGCCCTCAAAGAGTCAGAGACTGAGGAGGTGAGACTCTTATTTGAGGAGGCCAAGACTCAGCAGGCCGAGGCTGTGAAGTCTCAGGTTGAGGCTGAGACCAATGTCCTCAGCAAAGAGCTGGCAGACATCGAAAAGCAGCTTCAGGTAAAAAACGAGGAGTATGAAGTGGGCCTGGCAGAGCTGAGGAGTCTcatgaggagggagaaggaccACTGCATCTCTGAGCTGGTGGACAGACACGAGGAGGAAACTATCTTGTTGCGCAATGAGCTCTGCTCCCTGCAGCAGCAGTCCCAGGATGGTGAGAGGAACCATTCGGAGCAAAAACAGAGACTTAAGCAGGAATTAGAGCAGCAAGTGGCTcaaaatgaagagaaagaaaagcagttCACGAGCTTCCGAGAACTGGAGCAAGAGCTGAGGACTCTCGTCAACAAACTACAGACGGAAAACGATCTGCTCTCCCAAAAAGTAGAGCAGGACAGACGAGCCACTGAAACGGAACTAGAAAAACAAGAGTCCACCAAGGATGCATCACAAGAAGCCTTAAAAGAGTTGGAGCagcagaaggaggagatggaaaaCAGACTGTTAAAGCAAATCAAACAACTTGAGAGTGAGCTTCATGAGAGACGATCTTCAAAAAG TGATGAAGGGTCGTCGCTGCACGCTGAGGAACTTGCAGATGCAGCAGCGCCTctgtctctggactctgcaCTAAAAGAGCAGATGCAGCAGGAGAGGGCCTCGCTGCTGTCCCAGATAGAGctcctggagaagaagaagaatgaggaGATACAGAACCTCAAGACATCACTAATCGCAGAATCGCAG ACTAACTTCAACACTGTTCTAACCCGAGAGAAGCTGAAGAAGGAGCAGATCATCCATGACCtcacagagaagctgcagaatGTTACCCAACAGCAGGAGAGGGATAAAG CTCTGATAGAGTCTCTCTCTGAGGACCGGGCGAGTGTCATGCAGGAGAAGAAACACTTGGAAGAGGAGCTCAATCGCCTGCGCTGCACTGCACTGGTCTCCTCTGCCTTCTTCAGCCCTCACCCATCAGCCCTGGAGGTCACAGAGGCGGGAGCATCAGGAGCACTAGGAGCATCagtagcaggagcagcagccgcCAGAGCTCTGTATGTAGCTAGGTCCTGCTCCTCTGAGCCCATGGCTGAAACTGACAGACTGGCCTCTGTAGCAGCCATACGAGAGGACGAAAATGTCGACTCAGCGGTGGAGGCCAGCATGGTGACATCCCA TGATAATATCCTGATGTCAGAGGAGAAACAGCGGATACTCCTACTCGAGAGG ACTTTACACatgaaggaagaagaaaacaagcGCCTCAGTCAAAGACTG ATGTCTCAGAGCATGTCGTCTGTGTCGTCACGGCATTCAGACAAAATCGCCATCAGAGA CTTCCAGGTTGGTGATTTGGTTCTAATCATCCTGGATGAAAGACACGACAACTATGTGCTGTTCACGGTCGGACCCACCCTCTACTTCCTCCACTCGGAGTCTCTCACTGCACTGGACCTCAAACCAG cTTCAGGGACTTCAAGACGGCCGTGGGTACTTGGAAAAGTGATGGAAAAGGAATATTGCCAGGCGAAAAAG GCCCAGAACAGGTTCAAAGTCCCTTTAGGAACCAAGTTCTACAGAGTGAAAGCTGTTCCATGGAACAGAAAAGTATAA